A single window of Spirochaeta isovalerica DNA harbors:
- the aroF gene encoding 3-deoxy-7-phosphoheptulonate synthase, translating into MVVVLENNISDSDKEIIRHFLETKGFKVREIVGENDTIFGAVGSVSIDKREVELLKGVEKVVPIHKPYKLASRELKKEDTVISIGPVKIGGNRIVVIAGPCAVESREQIIASALAAKEAGAVMLRGGAFKPRTSPYSFQGLGREGLEYLREAGDLTGMPVVTEVVAPGDALMMKDYIDVYQIGARNMQNFELLKTVGSMGMPVILKRGLSATIEEWLMAAEYLLASGTEDVILCERGIRTYEPYTRNTLDLSAIPVIKKLSHLPVIVDPSHATGIRDKVSPMALAGAAAGANGLIIEMHTDPDHAMSDGPQSLYPEQLEKLICDIEALAPVLGKEMARLPHINEKEAIEKNLASGEGKLKVAFQGQPGAYSEKAVMLSFHDDEVSALPCDTFKNVFDSVLKGDVRWGVVPIENSLAGSILENYDLLSLNPDIRIAGEVKVRIRHNLIGRKGVDLKDIKKVYSHPQALAQCAEFLKKHNIEPVPYYDTAGAVADLDRFEDPSCAAIGSAESADLYGMSIVREGIETNPNNYTRFFIIMREELVAVEKPQKASFILTVSDEPGALTSCLSVFSDHKLNMTKLESRPIHGKPWSYKFYIDVQMPEDKPQYEAALSAIKEKAVDFRVLGEY; encoded by the coding sequence ATGGTAGTTGTTCTTGAAAATAACATTAGTGATTCCGACAAGGAGATAATACGGCATTTTCTCGAGACAAAAGGATTTAAAGTCCGGGAAATCGTCGGAGAGAACGATACCATATTCGGTGCTGTCGGTAGCGTCTCCATAGACAAAAGAGAAGTCGAGCTGCTGAAAGGGGTGGAAAAAGTCGTTCCCATCCACAAACCATACAAGCTGGCATCGCGGGAATTGAAAAAAGAGGACACTGTCATCAGTATCGGTCCGGTAAAGATCGGGGGAAACCGTATCGTCGTCATCGCCGGGCCCTGCGCTGTTGAATCGCGGGAACAGATTATCGCGAGCGCCCTGGCGGCGAAAGAGGCTGGTGCCGTTATGCTCAGAGGCGGGGCTTTCAAGCCGAGGACTTCTCCCTACTCCTTCCAGGGGTTGGGCCGGGAAGGACTGGAATATCTCCGGGAAGCCGGGGATCTCACGGGAATGCCTGTTGTGACGGAAGTTGTCGCTCCCGGCGATGCGCTAATGATGAAGGACTATATTGACGTCTATCAGATAGGCGCGAGAAATATGCAGAATTTCGAATTGCTTAAAACTGTCGGTTCCATGGGGATGCCCGTTATTCTGAAAAGAGGTTTGTCGGCAACCATCGAGGAGTGGCTGATGGCAGCCGAATATCTACTCGCCTCGGGTACGGAAGATGTTATTCTCTGCGAACGGGGAATCAGGACCTATGAGCCTTATACGAGGAACACGCTGGACCTTTCAGCCATTCCCGTCATCAAAAAGTTAAGCCATCTGCCGGTTATCGTCGATCCGTCCCATGCGACGGGAATCCGGGACAAAGTTTCCCCCATGGCCCTGGCCGGAGCCGCAGCCGGTGCTAACGGCCTCATTATTGAAATGCATACCGACCCCGATCACGCCATGTCTGACGGACCCCAGTCGCTCTACCCCGAGCAGCTGGAGAAACTGATTTGCGATATTGAAGCTCTGGCTCCCGTTCTGGGTAAAGAGATGGCCAGATTGCCTCATATAAATGAAAAAGAAGCCATTGAAAAGAACCTTGCAAGCGGCGAAGGGAAGCTGAAAGTCGCATTTCAGGGACAGCCGGGAGCCTACAGCGAAAAAGCCGTCATGCTTTCCTTTCATGATGATGAAGTTTCCGCTCTGCCCTGCGACACCTTTAAAAACGTCTTTGATTCCGTATTGAAAGGCGATGTCCGATGGGGAGTCGTTCCTATTGAAAACTCACTTGCCGGATCGATTCTGGAAAATTATGACCTTCTTTCTCTCAATCCCGATATCCGGATTGCCGGTGAGGTTAAAGTCCGGATACGCCACAACCTGATAGGACGCAAAGGAGTCGATCTGAAAGATATTAAAAAGGTCTACTCCCATCCCCAGGCTCTGGCCCAATGTGCCGAGTTTTTAAAGAAGCATAATATAGAACCTGTGCCCTATTATGATACGGCAGGAGCTGTCGCGGATCTGGACAGATTCGAAGACCCGAGTTGCGCCGCAATCGGAAGCGCCGAATCAGCTGATTTATATGGCATGTCCATTGTCAGAGAGGGGATCGAAACCAATCCGAATAATTACACGCGTTTTTTCATTATCATGAGAGAAGAGCTCGTGGCGGTAGAAAAACCGCAAAAGGCATCTTTTATTCTGACGGTTTCCGATGAACCGGGAGCCTTAACCAGCTGCCTCTCTGTTTTCTCCGATCATAAACTGAACATGACAAAACTGGAATCAAGGCCTATTCATGGTAAACCCTGGTCCTACAAATTCTACATAGATGTTCAGATGCCCGAAGATAAGCCGCAATATGAAGCGGCTCTTTCCGCAATAAAGGAAAAAGCCGTAGACTTCAGAGTGCTTGGTGAGTACTGA
- a CDS encoding aldo/keto reductase, translating into MNKISIGRSGLISTEAVFGTWALGGEYWGPQDHSDSLKAIHAAIRSGVNHFDTAPVYGKGRAEMLIGQQLRKNRADFIIADKCFYREPEAFARSFETSLKRLNTGYIDIFYIHWPVSGADMRPVMELLEKYRKEERIRAVGVSNFSVPQMRHIMEAGTIDIAQFGYNLLWRKEEEELIPFCRENEITTAAYSILAQGILTGKFLQIPKREDFEWRRKLVLFDEDVFPEIRKEIHYLTEIAEKYDLSAAEASILWTKENELIDCSILGCRNRSQADENLKPFSRTLNSSLADELNNLSDRIRPLIPREDNIFRHKT; encoded by the coding sequence ATGAATAAAATTTCTATCGGCCGGAGCGGACTCATCAGCACAGAAGCGGTTTTCGGGACCTGGGCGCTCGGAGGCGAATACTGGGGTCCCCAGGACCACAGCGACTCCCTGAAAGCCATTCATGCCGCTATTCGGTCCGGGGTCAATCATTTCGATACGGCACCTGTGTACGGCAAAGGCCGGGCGGAAATGCTGATAGGTCAGCAGTTGCGGAAAAACAGGGCGGATTTTATTATAGCCGATAAGTGCTTTTACCGAGAACCGGAAGCTTTCGCCCGCAGTTTTGAAACAAGTCTTAAAAGGCTCAACACCGGATATATCGATATATTTTATATTCACTGGCCGGTGAGCGGGGCGGATATGCGGCCGGTTATGGAACTTCTTGAGAAGTACAGAAAAGAGGAAAGAATCCGCGCCGTCGGAGTCAGTAATTTTTCAGTGCCCCAGATGAGACATATAATGGAGGCAGGAACTATAGACATAGCCCAGTTCGGCTATAATCTCCTCTGGCGTAAAGAGGAAGAGGAACTGATCCCCTTCTGCAGGGAGAACGAAATCACGACAGCAGCCTACTCCATTCTGGCTCAGGGCATTCTTACGGGAAAATTTCTCCAAATACCCAAGCGGGAAGATTTCGAATGGAGACGAAAACTCGTTCTCTTTGATGAAGATGTATTTCCCGAAATAAGAAAAGAGATTCATTATTTGACAGAAATAGCGGAAAAGTATGATTTATCTGCTGCCGAAGCATCAATATTATGGACAAAAGAGAATGAACTGATAGATTGTAGTATACTGGGTTGTAGAAACCGGTCTCAGGCTGATGAAAACCTGAAACCCTTTTCCCGCACTTTGAACAGCAGTCTTGCGGATGAACTGAATAACCTGTCCGACAGGATCAGACCTCTGATTCCCCGGGAAGATAATATATTCCGCCACAAGACCTGA
- a CDS encoding peptide ABC transporter substrate-binding protein, translated as MKKFIISFIIITAFSGLWAQNEFSAVFSEVDINFNPHKTFTSTEAQLYTAVFEGLVTYHPRTLEPLPAAARSWEISEDGLTYTFKLRRDLKYSNGDRLTAEHFRTSWLQLMSPESGSDYGSLLDIVVNGAAYRNGEADASEVGIVAESESVLKVTLEHRAPYLLKVLCHHSFSPVHPDFFESKGTGLIVNGPYRFEEIGDGRIVFRKNENYWDEENVEIEQLNIIFNDDPVQNSLDFVRNKTDWLADGFDLSVLNVDEAIVFNPLFSTTYLFFSNRNKVWSNGNVRKALALLLPWEKIRSLQMIPGSTLIPSIPDYPVAEGIKSSDTEQAMALLKQEGYENGEGLPPVLLRLPRSESMMQIGEMIQDSWKEHLNIDVNILSEPYPYYFSSLKKDDYTIGALTWIGDYADPMTFLEMWLQTSTLNDAGFSDSGYDEKIRKSSADNRENRYKLMSEAEKILLDSAQVMPLGHSPALNIIDLRFIDGWYPNVLDIHPFKYLKFKSDFQIPGVVSTGQLYSNT; from the coding sequence ATGAAGAAATTTATCATATCTTTTATCATTATTACGGCATTTTCGGGATTATGGGCGCAGAATGAGTTTTCCGCTGTCTTTTCAGAAGTGGATATCAACTTCAATCCCCATAAAACCTTTACATCAACAGAAGCCCAGCTTTATACAGCCGTATTCGAAGGACTGGTTACCTACCACCCGAGAACTCTGGAGCCTCTCCCCGCGGCTGCCCGGTCATGGGAGATTTCGGAAGACGGGCTGACCTATACGTTCAAGTTGAGACGGGACCTGAAGTACAGCAACGGCGACAGGTTGACAGCTGAACACTTCAGAACCAGCTGGCTTCAGCTCATGTCTCCTGAAAGCGGATCGGATTACGGATCTCTGCTCGATATCGTCGTCAACGGCGCGGCATATCGCAACGGCGAGGCAGATGCTTCCGAAGTGGGAATTGTCGCGGAATCGGAAAGCGTTCTGAAGGTCACCCTTGAGCACAGAGCTCCCTATCTCCTGAAAGTTCTCTGCCACCACTCTTTTTCCCCTGTTCACCCGGATTTTTTCGAATCGAAAGGGACCGGCCTTATTGTAAACGGACCGTATCGTTTTGAGGAAATCGGCGATGGCCGTATCGTATTCCGGAAAAATGAAAACTACTGGGATGAAGAAAATGTTGAAATCGAACAGCTGAATATAATATTCAACGATGATCCTGTTCAGAATTCCCTGGATTTCGTCAGAAATAAAACAGACTGGCTTGCCGACGGTTTTGATCTGTCCGTTCTCAATGTGGATGAAGCCATTGTTTTCAATCCGCTTTTCTCTACGACTTATCTATTCTTTTCCAATAGAAACAAAGTCTGGAGCAACGGGAATGTGCGCAAAGCCCTGGCTCTTCTTCTCCCCTGGGAAAAAATAAGATCTCTGCAGATGATCCCCGGCTCTACGCTCATCCCATCCATTCCCGATTATCCTGTTGCTGAAGGGATAAAGAGCTCCGATACGGAACAGGCCATGGCCCTTCTGAAACAGGAAGGTTATGAAAACGGGGAAGGTCTTCCTCCCGTTCTGTTAAGGCTGCCCAGATCGGAAAGCATGATGCAGATCGGCGAGATGATTCAGGACAGCTGGAAAGAGCATCTGAACATCGATGTAAACATTCTCAGCGAACCCTATCCTTATTACTTCAGTTCCCTGAAAAAAGATGATTATACTATCGGAGCCCTGACCTGGATTGGAGATTACGCCGATCCCATGACTTTTCTGGAAATGTGGCTGCAAACGAGTACTTTGAACGATGCCGGCTTCTCCGACAGCGGATATGATGAGAAAATCAGAAAATCTTCGGCTGACAATAGGGAAAACCGTTACAAACTTATGAGCGAGGCTGAAAAGATTCTCCTGGATTCGGCTCAGGTCATGCCTCTGGGGCACTCGCCGGCATTAAATATTATCGATCTGAGATTTATTGACGGATGGTATCCCAATGTCCTGGATATCCATCCCTTTAAGTATCTGAAATTCAAGTCGGATTTCCAGATTCCCGGAGTCGTTTCCACCGGTCAGTTATACTCAAACACCTGA
- a CDS encoding flagellar basal body-associated FliL family protein: MVHMKRLAVLTLLLTTALFLSCGEKENPINSYYKNIPMIQGMTRDEKPKVYNVKVDLGYPQGDKKIQTELNKRKNQLTDVIRTLLSSLKEEQFLIENQPELRQMIKEAVNEVLIEGNVTDVYLLQLQVFEYN, translated from the coding sequence ATGGTCCATATGAAGAGACTGGCTGTGCTGACACTTTTACTGACAACGGCTCTTTTTCTCAGTTGCGGAGAGAAAGAGAACCCCATCAATTCCTACTATAAAAATATTCCCATGATTCAGGGTATGACCCGTGATGAAAAACCAAAGGTTTACAATGTCAAAGTTGACCTGGGGTATCCACAGGGGGATAAAAAAATTCAGACAGAACTCAATAAACGTAAAAATCAACTCACCGATGTGATCCGCACTCTCCTAAGCTCGCTGAAAGAAGAGCAGTTTCTCATTGAAAATCAGCCGGAACTCCGTCAGATGATAAAAGAGGCGGTCAACGAGGTGCTCATCGAGGGGAATGTGACAGATGTTTATCTTCTCCAGCTTCAGGTCTTTGAGTATAACTGA
- a CDS encoding CarD family transcriptional regulator, whose amino-acid sequence MEKKSANDTLFSEGQTIVYPLQGVGKITEIFKKEFKGNEILYYNIYLEVSDMTVMVPVDKAEELGIRAIVSTKDSEKALELISQPNEPVTGDWKMRYQMNLDLLKSGSVLDIAVVVRSLYHRSKVKELPILERKIFDTALKLLIDEIASSLSKSTEDTEEMIFSRLEAETEE is encoded by the coding sequence ATGGAAAAAAAATCAGCCAATGACACCCTCTTCTCCGAGGGGCAGACTATCGTATACCCGCTTCAGGGTGTGGGAAAAATCACGGAAATTTTCAAGAAAGAATTCAAAGGTAACGAGATCCTTTATTATAACATATACCTCGAAGTTTCCGACATGACCGTCATGGTTCCCGTTGATAAAGCGGAAGAATTGGGAATCAGGGCCATCGTATCCACAAAGGATTCCGAGAAGGCTCTGGAATTGATTTCCCAGCCTAACGAACCGGTCACAGGCGACTGGAAAATGCGCTATCAGATGAATCTCGATCTGCTGAAAAGCGGAAGCGTTCTCGATATCGCTGTAGTTGTCCGCTCACTCTACCATCGCAGCAAAGTGAAAGAGCTGCCTATTCTGGAAAGAAAGATTTTCGATACGGCACTGAAACTTCTCATAGATGAAATCGCTTCATCCCTGTCTAAAAGCACAGAGGATACGGAAGAGATGATCTTCAGCCGACTGGAAGCCGAGACAGAAGAATGA
- a CDS encoding IspD/TarI family cytidylyltransferase: MRAAAIITAAGSGSRMEISTNKVLLPFGGGTVVEAAVLPFANPDKFQKIIITYSPADKARLQEVLKDIAVPVQFVEGGSTRQESVYKGLEALATDNPGVVLIHDAARPWLTEELVAAVLEQAEKTGSSVPVVPSINAMKVVDEKGLILHHLKREQTFSAQTPQGFSYTGILEAHIKAGKENFSAIDDTELWDRYKGPVSTIPGDTANKKITYKGDL; encoded by the coding sequence ATGAGAGCCGCTGCTATCATAACAGCGGCAGGTTCTGGTAGCAGAATGGAGATAAGCACCAATAAGGTGCTGCTCCCCTTTGGCGGAGGTACCGTTGTTGAAGCGGCGGTACTGCCATTCGCCAATCCCGATAAATTTCAGAAAATCATTATAACTTACTCCCCTGCTGACAAAGCCCGGCTTCAGGAAGTGCTTAAAGATATAGCAGTGCCTGTTCAATTCGTTGAAGGTGGATCGACCAGACAGGAATCGGTATATAAGGGCCTGGAAGCTCTCGCCACCGATAATCCCGGAGTGGTTCTGATTCACGACGCCGCCCGTCCATGGCTTACGGAAGAACTGGTAGCCGCTGTTCTCGAACAGGCGGAAAAGACAGGCTCTTCCGTCCCCGTAGTCCCTTCGATTAATGCCATGAAAGTGGTTGATGAAAAGGGACTGATTCTCCATCACCTGAAAAGAGAGCAGACTTTTTCTGCACAGACACCTCAGGGATTCAGCTATACGGGGATACTCGAGGCTCACATAAAAGCCGGGAAAGAAAACTTCAGCGCCATAGATGACACGGAATTATGGGACCGCTACAAAGGACCTGTTTCAACCATTCCCGGAGATACAGCCAATAAGAAAATAACCTATAAAGGGGATCTCTAG
- the ispF gene encoding 2-C-methyl-D-erythritol 2,4-cyclodiphosphate synthase, translated as MRIGFGYDLHKLKTGRKLMIGGVHIPCDFGEEAHSDGDVLLHAVIDALFGAIAEGDIGSHFPPSDIRWKDVSSLVLLKKTMEIIRERKFSLINLDCTVVLEKPKLLPYKEEIRQTMADALGTDISRISVKGKTKEKVDAVGRGEAIEAYASLLLASD; from the coding sequence ATGAGAATTGGTTTCGGATATGACCTGCACAAACTCAAAACCGGTCGAAAACTGATGATCGGAGGAGTCCATATCCCCTGCGACTTCGGAGAAGAAGCCCATTCCGACGGAGATGTTCTGCTTCACGCGGTAATCGATGCTCTGTTCGGAGCTATCGCTGAGGGTGATATCGGCAGCCACTTTCCACCGAGCGACATCCGCTGGAAAGATGTCAGCAGCCTTGTTCTGCTGAAAAAAACAATGGAAATTATTAGAGAAAGAAAATTCAGCCTGATAAACCTCGATTGTACTGTCGTTCTCGAAAAACCGAAGCTCCTTCCTTACAAAGAAGAGATTCGCCAAACCATGGCCGATGCCCTGGGGACAGATATAAGCCGGATATCCGTAAAAGGAAAAACAAAGGAAAAAGTAGATGCGGTTGGCCGGGGCGAAGCCATCGAAGCCTACGCTTCACTGCTTCTCGCCTCCGATTAA